The proteins below are encoded in one region of Limnohabitans sp. 63ED37-2:
- the hpaE gene encoding 5-carboxymethyl-2-hydroxymuconate semialdehyde dehydrogenase has product MKIDHLINGKSVAGSDYFETVNPATQEVLAEVASGGEAEVNAAVAAAKAAFPKWAATPATERAKIMRKLGDLITKHVPDIAEIETRDCGQTISQTGKQLVPRAADNFHYFAEMCTRVDGHTYPTPTHLNYTLFHPVGVCALISPWNVPFMTATWKVAPCLAFGNTAVLKMSELSPMTAARLGELALEAGVPAGVLNLVHGYGKEAGEPLVSHRDVRAISFTGSTVTGNRIVQSAGLKKFSMELGGKSPFVIFEDADLDRALDAAIFMIFSNNGERCTAGSRILVQQSIYADFAAKFAERAKRITVGDPLDEKTIVGPMISKAHLAKVRSYIELGPKEGATLLCGGLDQPGYAADLPAHVKHGNFVWPTVFADVDNRMRIAQEEIFGPVACLITFKDEQDAIEKANDIEYGLSSYVWTENLGKAHRVAAAVEAGMCFVNSQNVRDLRQPFGGTKASGTGREGGTWSYEVFCEPKNVAVSLGGHHIPHWGV; this is encoded by the coding sequence ATGAAAATCGACCACCTCATCAACGGCAAGAGCGTCGCAGGCAGCGACTATTTTGAAACCGTCAACCCCGCCACCCAAGAAGTGCTGGCCGAAGTGGCCTCGGGCGGCGAGGCAGAAGTCAATGCCGCCGTGGCCGCCGCCAAAGCCGCCTTTCCCAAATGGGCCGCCACGCCCGCCACCGAACGAGCCAAGATCATGCGCAAGCTGGGCGATCTGATCACAAAGCATGTGCCTGACATCGCGGAAATCGAGACCCGCGACTGCGGCCAAACCATCAGCCAAACCGGCAAGCAGTTGGTGCCGCGTGCGGCCGACAATTTCCACTACTTTGCCGAGATGTGCACCCGTGTGGATGGCCACACCTACCCCACGCCCACACACCTGAACTACACGCTGTTCCACCCGGTGGGCGTGTGCGCCCTCATCAGCCCCTGGAACGTGCCCTTCATGACCGCCACCTGGAAGGTCGCGCCGTGCCTGGCTTTTGGCAACACCGCTGTGCTCAAGATGAGCGAGCTCTCACCCATGACCGCTGCCCGTCTGGGCGAGCTGGCGCTAGAGGCTGGCGTGCCCGCTGGCGTGCTGAACCTGGTGCACGGTTACGGCAAAGAAGCGGGCGAGCCGCTGGTGTCGCACCGGGATGTGCGAGCCATCAGCTTCACCGGCTCTACTGTCACCGGCAACCGCATCGTGCAAAGCGCGGGCCTCAAGAAGTTCAGCATGGAACTCGGCGGCAAAAGCCCCTTTGTGATTTTTGAAGACGCCGATTTGGACCGCGCGCTCGATGCCGCCATCTTCATGATCTTCAGCAACAACGGCGAGCGCTGCACCGCAGGCAGCCGCATCTTGGTGCAGCAAAGCATTTATGCCGACTTTGCCGCCAAATTTGCCGAGCGGGCCAAACGGATCACCGTGGGCGACCCGCTGGATGAAAAAACCATCGTCGGCCCCATGATCAGCAAGGCCCACCTGGCCAAGGTGCGCAGCTACATCGAACTCGGCCCCAAAGAAGGCGCGACCCTGCTGTGTGGCGGACTGGACCAGCCTGGCTACGCCGCTGATCTGCCCGCGCATGTGAAGCACGGCAACTTCGTCTGGCCCACCGTGTTTGCCGATGTGGACAACCGCATGCGCATTGCGCAAGAAGAAATCTTTGGCCCCGTGGCCTGCCTGATTACCTTCAAGGACGAGCAGGATGCGATTGAAAAAGCCAACGACATCGAATATGGCCTGTCCAGCTACGTGTGGACCGAGAACCTGGGCAAGGCCCACCGCGTGGCCGCTGCGGTCGAGGCGGGCATGTGCTTTGTCAACAGCCAGAACGTGCGCGACCTGCGCCAACCCTTTGGCGGCACCAAAGCCAGTGGCACGGGTCGCGAAGGCGGCACCTGGAGCTACGAAGTGTTT
- a CDS encoding fumarylacetoacetate hydrolase family protein produces the protein MKHWQPAGTVYGCLLNFQREWDLWAPRMAQDPYKGPPRAPVLYVKSANTFNPGGSLLLQDGVQEVDIGATLGLVMGAEGMPDSVVLLNDWSVPHESYYRPPVKFRCRDGYLGCGSPPVPWTSLDLPSLSIMVQLNGQKVQTVHLSELVRPVERLLTDVGEFMSLQAGDVLMLGTDVLAQGQRPRARAGDTVCLTVPGFAPWVQTVQGEAV, from the coding sequence ATGAAACATTGGCAACCTGCGGGCACCGTTTACGGATGCCTCTTGAATTTTCAACGCGAGTGGGACCTGTGGGCCCCGCGCATGGCACAAGACCCATACAAAGGCCCTCCCCGGGCACCCGTGCTGTATGTCAAATCGGCCAACACCTTCAACCCCGGCGGCAGCTTGCTGCTGCAAGATGGGGTGCAAGAGGTGGACATTGGGGCCACGCTGGGTCTGGTGATGGGTGCAGAAGGCATGCCAGACAGCGTGGTGCTGCTCAACGACTGGTCCGTGCCCCACGAAAGTTATTACCGTCCACCCGTCAAGTTCCGTTGCCGAGATGGCTATTTGGGATGTGGATCCCCTCCTGTCCCGTGGACCAGCTTGGACCTGCCATCGCTGAGCATCATGGTTCAGCTCAATGGCCAAAAGGTACAGACTGTGCATCTGTCAGAGCTGGTGCGTCCGGTGGAGCGACTGCTGACCGATGTGGGCGAATTCATGAGCCTGCAAGCGGGCGATGTGCTGATGCTGGGCACCGATGTGCTGGCCCAAGGCCAAAGGCCCCGTGCCCGTGCGGGTGACACCGTGTGCCTGACCGTCCCCGGCTTTGCCCCGTGGGTCCAAACTGTGCAGGGAGAGGCTGTATGA
- a CDS encoding fumarylacetoacetate hydrolase family protein — protein sequence MKHARIAWAGAIQLAIESDGQLLITQGPHQGHRVDFDEVVWLPPLVPVPQPRTVIALGLNYADHAKELAFKAPEEPLAFMKGEASLIGHKALTKRPADVAYMHYECELAVVIGRTARRVKKADAYDFVGGYTVANDYAIRDYLENWYRPNLRVKNRDTCTPIGPWLVDAADVPNPMALKLQTTVNGQVTQSGNTADMVFDVPTLIEYFSSFMTLKPGDLILTGTPDGIVNVNPGDVVVTEIDSIGALTNTLVKA from the coding sequence ATGAAACACGCACGCATTGCCTGGGCGGGGGCCATTCAGTTGGCCATCGAGTCCGACGGCCAGTTGCTCATCACCCAAGGCCCGCACCAAGGCCATCGCGTGGACTTTGACGAGGTCGTCTGGCTGCCGCCGCTGGTGCCAGTGCCCCAGCCACGCACCGTGATCGCGCTGGGTCTGAACTACGCCGACCATGCCAAGGAACTCGCCTTCAAGGCCCCCGAAGAACCGCTGGCCTTCATGAAAGGCGAAGCCTCGCTGATCGGGCACAAGGCCTTGACCAAGCGCCCAGCTGATGTGGCCTACATGCACTACGAGTGCGAGTTGGCGGTGGTGATCGGGCGCACCGCCCGCCGCGTGAAGAAAGCCGATGCCTACGATTTTGTGGGCGGCTACACCGTGGCCAACGACTACGCCATCCGCGACTACCTGGAGAACTGGTACCGCCCCAACCTGCGCGTCAAAAACCGCGACACCTGCACGCCGATCGGCCCCTGGCTGGTCGATGCGGCCGATGTGCCCAACCCGATGGCGCTGAAGCTGCAAACCACCGTCAACGGCCAGGTCACACAAAGCGGCAACACGGCTGACATGGTGTTCGATGTGCCCACCCTCATCGAGTACTTCAGCAGCTTCATGACACTCAAGCCCGGCGACCTGATCCTGACCGGTACGCCCGACGGCATCGTCAACGTCAACCCAGGCGATGTGGTGGTCACAGAGATCGACAGCATCGGCGCACTGACCAACACCCTCGTGAAAGCATGA
- the hpaR gene encoding homoprotocatechuate degradation operon regulator HpaR, which translates to MPNTPFIHRNLPRLLLQARESVMGHTRPSLRSHGLSDQQWRVLRVLGEHAHDSAGVETGRVAKEAFLLGPSLTGVLTRMARDGLIERHRCPQDARRTVVRATALGLAKVQALSQSIEAHYAWMEGQLGKTALQDLYALLDQVIALEGDGPAPAPESTRKKKAAP; encoded by the coding sequence ATGCCCAACACCCCGTTCATCCACCGCAACCTGCCGCGCCTGCTCTTGCAGGCACGCGAATCGGTCATGGGCCACACCCGCCCCAGCCTGCGCTCGCACGGCCTGTCTGACCAACAGTGGCGGGTGCTGCGGGTGCTGGGCGAACACGCCCACGACAGTGCCGGGGTGGAAACTGGTCGGGTCGCCAAAGAAGCGTTTTTGCTGGGGCCCAGCCTGACGGGTGTACTCACCCGCATGGCGCGTGACGGCCTGATCGAGCGCCACCGCTGCCCACAAGACGCTCGTAGGACGGTGGTGCGTGCGACGGCACTGGGGCTGGCCAAGGTTCAGGCACTGTCGCAGAGCATCGAAGCCCACTACGCCTGGATGGAAGGGCAACTGGGCAAAACCGCCTTGCAAGATTTGTATGCCCTGCTCGACCAAGTGATTGCCCTGGAGGGCGATGGACCCGCCCCTGCACCCGAGTCCACCCGCAAAAAGAAAGCTGCACCATGA